Proteins co-encoded in one Burkholderia ambifaria AMMD genomic window:
- the hisH gene encoding imidazole glycerol phosphate synthase subunit HisH: protein MKTSIAIVDYGMGNLRSVAQALKKAEPAADVAIVDTPAAIRAADRVVLPGQGAMPDCMRCLGESGLQDAVIEASRTKPLLGVCVGEQMLFDWSAEGDTKGLGLLPGKVVRFELDGRLQDDGSRFKVPQMGWNRVRQSQPHPLWDGVPDDAYFYFVHSYYVRPDNPAHTVGETAYGAPFTSAVARDNLFATQFHPEKSAEVGLRLYRNFVHWKP, encoded by the coding sequence ATGAAAACTTCGATTGCGATTGTGGATTATGGAATGGGCAACCTGCGCTCGGTCGCGCAGGCGCTCAAGAAGGCCGAACCGGCCGCCGACGTGGCGATCGTCGACACGCCGGCCGCGATTCGCGCGGCCGACCGCGTCGTGCTGCCCGGCCAGGGCGCGATGCCGGACTGCATGCGCTGCCTCGGCGAATCGGGGCTGCAGGACGCGGTGATCGAGGCCTCGCGCACGAAGCCGCTGCTCGGCGTGTGCGTCGGCGAGCAGATGCTGTTCGACTGGAGCGCGGAAGGCGACACGAAGGGCCTGGGCCTGTTGCCCGGCAAGGTCGTGCGCTTCGAGCTCGACGGCCGGCTGCAGGACGACGGCTCGCGCTTCAAGGTGCCGCAGATGGGCTGGAACCGCGTGCGCCAGTCGCAGCCGCACCCGCTGTGGGACGGCGTGCCCGACGACGCATACTTTTACTTCGTACACAGCTATTACGTGAGGCCGGACAACCCGGCACATACGGTCGGCGAAACGGCATACGGCGCGCCGTTTACGTCCGCGGTCGCGCGGGACAATCTCTTCGCGACCCAATTCCACCCCGAGAAAAGCGCGGAAGTCGGGTTGCGTCTGTATCGCAACTTCGTACACTGGAAGCCGTGA
- a CDS encoding STAS domain-containing protein encodes MSGFAAGSSLTVASAKSALADGLARIDAGATAVDCAALTQFDSSALAVLLAWQRAAKARGATLDILNLPPKLASLANAYGVDALIEGTGRH; translated from the coding sequence GTGAGCGGCTTCGCGGCCGGCTCCTCGCTGACCGTCGCGAGCGCGAAGTCCGCGCTCGCGGACGGTCTCGCGCGCATCGACGCGGGCGCCACCGCCGTCGATTGCGCGGCGCTGACGCAGTTCGACTCGTCCGCGCTCGCCGTGCTGCTCGCATGGCAACGCGCCGCGAAAGCCCGCGGCGCGACCCTCGACATCCTCAATCTCCCCCCGAAGCTCGCCAGCCTCGCGAACGCCTACGGCGTCGACGCGCTCATCGAAGGCACCGGGCGACATTGA
- a CDS encoding ABC transporter ATP-binding protein, which produces MSAIEIRHVKKRYKSLQALKGVSLSVEEGEFFGLLGPNGAGKTTLISILAGLARADEGSISVLGHDVVKDFRGARRALGVVPQELVFDPFFTVRETLRIQSGYFGLRRNDDWIDEVMANLDLTEKADANMRALSGGMKRRVLVAQALVHRPPVIVLDEPTAGVDVELRQTLWKFISRLNREGHTIVLTTHYLEEAESLCDRIAMLRRGEVVALDRTDALLRRFAGLQLYLRLATGALPAELRALETDPAARTPGEHLLRLTNYDDVERILAQCRAAGCTFDEIEVRKADLEDVFVQVMNGAEVIEGLA; this is translated from the coding sequence ATGTCAGCCATAGAAATCCGTCACGTCAAGAAGCGCTACAAATCGCTTCAGGCGCTCAAGGGCGTCAGCCTGTCGGTCGAGGAAGGCGAGTTTTTCGGTCTGCTCGGCCCGAACGGCGCAGGCAAGACCACGCTCATCAGTATCCTCGCCGGGCTCGCCCGGGCCGATGAAGGCAGTATCTCGGTACTCGGCCACGACGTCGTCAAGGACTTCCGCGGTGCGCGCCGCGCGCTCGGCGTCGTGCCGCAGGAGCTCGTGTTCGACCCGTTCTTCACCGTTCGCGAGACGCTGCGGATCCAGTCCGGCTATTTCGGGCTGCGCCGCAACGACGACTGGATCGACGAGGTGATGGCCAATCTCGACCTCACCGAGAAGGCCGACGCGAACATGCGCGCGCTCTCGGGCGGGATGAAGCGCCGCGTGCTGGTCGCGCAGGCGCTCGTGCATCGGCCGCCCGTGATCGTGCTCGACGAGCCGACCGCCGGCGTCGACGTCGAACTGCGCCAGACGCTGTGGAAATTCATCTCGCGGCTGAACCGCGAGGGCCACACGATCGTCCTGACCACCCATTACCTCGAGGAAGCCGAGTCGCTGTGCGACCGCATCGCGATGCTGCGTCGCGGTGAAGTCGTCGCGCTCGACCGCACCGACGCGCTGCTGCGCCGCTTCGCGGGACTGCAGCTGTACCTGCGGCTCGCGACGGGCGCGCTGCCTGCCGAGCTGCGAGCGCTGGAGACCGATCCGGCCGCACGCACGCCGGGCGAGCACCTGCTGCGTCTGACGAACTACGACGACGTCGAGCGCATCCTCGCGCAGTGTCGCGCGGCGGGCTGCACGTTCGACGAGATCGAGGTCCGCAAGGCCGACCTCGAAGATGTGTTCGTCCAGGTGATGAACGGGGCCGAGGTGATCGAGGGGCTGGCATGA
- a CDS encoding MlaA family lipoprotein: MQTIRIRHAALAVAAVAALSGCATVQTPTKGDPLEGFNRSMYKFNDTVDTYALKPVAKGYQYVVPQPVRDSVTNFFSNIGDVYIAANNIVQLRIADGVGDIMRVVINTVFGVGGLFDVATIAKLPKHTADFGITMGRYGMPSGPYLVLPLLGPSTLRDTAGLGVDYVGNPLTYVKPDGLSWGLFGVNLVNTRANLLGAGDVLDAAALDKYSFVRNAYLQRRQMLISNARGEAAATSSNDALPKYELPDDGAAPAAAGAAGTAGAAAVGGATAPAGASGAAVPAPASGTPEAPNPASETNVPAMQVAPPSPGGFRFPSIRLH; this comes from the coding sequence ATGCAGACGATCCGCATCAGGCACGCCGCGCTCGCAGTGGCGGCAGTCGCCGCGTTGAGCGGTTGCGCGACCGTACAGACGCCGACCAAGGGCGATCCGCTCGAAGGTTTCAACCGGTCGATGTACAAGTTCAACGACACGGTCGACACGTATGCGCTGAAGCCGGTCGCGAAGGGCTACCAGTACGTGGTGCCGCAGCCGGTGCGCGACAGCGTGACGAACTTCTTCTCGAACATCGGCGACGTCTACATCGCGGCGAACAACATCGTGCAGCTGCGGATCGCGGACGGCGTCGGCGACATCATGCGCGTCGTGATCAACACGGTGTTCGGCGTCGGCGGCCTGTTCGACGTCGCGACGATCGCGAAACTGCCGAAGCACACGGCCGACTTCGGGATCACGATGGGCCGCTACGGCATGCCGTCGGGCCCGTACCTCGTGCTGCCGCTGCTCGGCCCGAGCACGCTGCGCGACACGGCCGGCCTCGGCGTCGACTACGTCGGCAACCCGCTCACCTACGTGAAGCCGGACGGCCTGAGCTGGGGCCTGTTCGGCGTGAACCTCGTCAACACGCGTGCGAACCTGCTCGGCGCGGGCGACGTGCTGGATGCCGCGGCGCTCGACAAGTATTCGTTCGTACGCAACGCGTACCTGCAGCGCCGCCAGATGCTGATCAGCAATGCGCGGGGCGAGGCCGCGGCGACGTCGAGCAACGACGCGCTGCCGAAGTACGAGCTGCCGGACGACGGCGCGGCACCGGCAGCAGCCGGCGCGGCCGGTACGGCGGGCGCGGCAGCGGTGGGTGGCGCGACGGCGCCGGCAGGCGCATCGGGCGCGGCGGTGCCCGCACCGGCGTCGGGTACGCCCGAAGCGCCGAACCCGGCCAGCGAAACGAACGTGCCGGCGATGCAGGTTGCGCCGCCGTCGCCGGGCGGGTTCCGCTTCCCGAGCATCCGGCTGCACTGA
- the hisC gene encoding histidinol-phosphate transaminase, producing MTTPQDIIRRDVLAMTSYPVPDASGFVKLDAMENPYSLPAPLAAALGERLAQVALNRYPAPRPGALLDKLRRAMGVPAACDVLLGNGSDEIISMMSVACAKPGAKVLAPVPGFVMYELSAKFAQLEFVGVPLKADLTLDADAMIAAIAEHRPALVYLAYPNNPTGTLYDEADVERIIAAAQHSLIVIDEAYQPFAERSWLPRAAEFDNVVVMRTVSKLGLAGIRLGYLAGLPTWLTEFDKVRPPYNINVLTQASADFLLDHLDVLDAQAAELRAERTRLAQAVAALPGATVFPSAGNFLLVRVPDAAAVFDALLTERVLIKNVSKMHPLLAECVRLTVGSPDENARLLAALKLALPG from the coding sequence ATGACGACGCCCCAAGACATCATCCGCCGCGACGTGCTCGCGATGACGAGCTACCCGGTGCCCGACGCGAGCGGCTTCGTGAAGCTCGACGCGATGGAGAACCCGTATTCGCTGCCCGCGCCGCTGGCGGCCGCGCTCGGCGAGCGCCTCGCGCAGGTCGCGCTGAACCGCTACCCGGCGCCGCGCCCGGGCGCGCTGCTCGACAAGCTGCGCCGCGCGATGGGCGTGCCGGCCGCGTGCGACGTGCTGCTCGGCAACGGCTCGGACGAAATCATCAGCATGATGTCGGTGGCATGCGCGAAGCCGGGCGCGAAGGTGCTCGCGCCGGTGCCGGGCTTTGTGATGTACGAGCTGTCCGCGAAGTTCGCGCAGCTCGAATTCGTCGGCGTGCCGCTCAAGGCAGACCTGACGCTCGACGCCGACGCGATGATCGCGGCGATCGCCGAGCACCGGCCCGCGCTCGTCTATCTCGCGTACCCGAACAATCCGACCGGCACGCTGTACGACGAAGCCGACGTCGAGCGGATCATCGCGGCCGCGCAACACAGCCTGATCGTGATCGACGAGGCGTATCAACCGTTCGCGGAGCGCTCGTGGCTGCCGCGCGCCGCCGAGTTCGACAACGTCGTCGTGATGCGCACGGTGTCGAAGCTCGGCCTGGCCGGCATCCGCCTCGGCTATCTCGCGGGGCTGCCCACCTGGCTGACCGAGTTCGACAAGGTGCGCCCGCCGTACAACATCAACGTGCTGACCCAGGCGAGCGCCGATTTCCTGCTCGACCACCTCGACGTGCTCGATGCGCAGGCGGCCGAACTGCGTGCGGAACGCACGCGCCTCGCGCAGGCCGTGGCCGCGCTGCCGGGCGCGACGGTGTTCCCGAGCGCCGGCAATTTCCTGCTGGTGCGCGTGCCGGACGCGGCGGCGGTGTTCGATGCGCTGCTCACCGAGCGGGTGCTGATCAAAAACGTGAGTAAAATGCATCCGTTGCTGGCCGAATGCGTGCGACTGACCGTCGGTTCTCCCGACGAAAACGCGCGCCTGCTGGCTGCCTTGAAACTCGCGCTGCCCGGTTGA
- a CDS encoding YchE family NAAT transporter, giving the protein MDLLKSFISLLALINPVGAVPFFLSLTAQQTDGERRRTIRIASVSVFCVMTVTTLLGQQIIDFFGISVGSLEVGGGIIMLLMAINMLNAQIGNTRSTPEERYEAESKDNIAVVPLAIPLLTGPGSISTVIIYAANSHHWYERAGLVAIGAALAFLCFVAMRLAEPIANWIGRTGINIATRLMGLMLSALAVEFIVNGLRALLPALR; this is encoded by the coding sequence ATGGATCTGCTCAAATCGTTCATTTCGCTGCTGGCGCTGATCAACCCGGTCGGCGCCGTGCCGTTCTTCCTGAGCCTGACCGCGCAGCAAACGGACGGCGAGCGGCGCCGCACGATCCGGATCGCGTCGGTGTCGGTGTTCTGCGTGATGACGGTGACGACGCTGCTCGGGCAGCAGATCATCGACTTCTTCGGCATTTCGGTCGGCTCGCTCGAAGTGGGCGGCGGGATCATCATGCTGCTGATGGCGATCAACATGCTGAACGCGCAGATCGGCAACACGCGATCGACGCCGGAGGAGCGCTACGAGGCCGAGTCGAAGGACAACATCGCGGTCGTGCCGCTGGCGATTCCGCTGCTCACGGGCCCCGGCTCGATCAGCACGGTGATCATCTATGCGGCGAACTCGCATCACTGGTATGAGCGGGCCGGGCTGGTCGCGATCGGCGCGGCCCTGGCTTTTCTGTGTTTCGTCGCGATGCGGCTCGCCGAGCCGATCGCGAACTGGATCGGCCGCACCGGCATCAACATCGCCACGCGGCTGATGGGTCTGATGCTGTCGGCGCTGGCGGTGGAATTCATCGTCAACGGACTGAGGGCGCTACTGCCTGCACTGAGATGA
- the hisD gene encoding histidinol dehydrogenase, with protein sequence MAITIRKLDSTSDGFGAALRALLAFEASEDEAIEQSVAQILADVKSRGDAAVLEYTNRFDRLDASSVAALELPQDALQTALDGLAPKARAALEAAAARVRAYHEKQKIECGTHSWQYTESDGTVLGQKVTPLDRVGLYVPGGKAAYPSSVLMNAIPARVAGVGEIVMVVPTPDGVKNDLVLAAALLGGVDRVFTIGGAQAVGALAYGTATVPAVDKICGPGNAYVASAKRRVFGTVGIDMIAGPSEILVLCDGTTDPSWVAMDLFSQAEHDELAQSILLCPDAAFLERVEKAIDELLPTMPRREVIRASLEGRGALIKVRDMAEACRIANDIAPEHLEISALEPQQWGQQIRHAGAIFLGRYTSESLGDYCAGPNHVLPTSRTARFSSPLGVYDFIKRSSLIEVSAEGAQTLGEIASELAYGEGLQAHARSAELRMKG encoded by the coding sequence ATGGCCATCACCATCCGCAAACTCGATTCGACGAGCGACGGCTTCGGCGCCGCGCTGCGCGCGCTGCTCGCGTTCGAGGCAAGCGAGGACGAAGCGATCGAGCAATCGGTCGCGCAGATCCTCGCCGACGTGAAGTCGCGCGGCGACGCCGCGGTGCTCGAGTACACGAACCGTTTCGACCGGCTGGACGCGAGCAGCGTCGCCGCGCTCGAACTGCCGCAGGACGCGCTGCAGACGGCGCTCGACGGCCTCGCGCCGAAGGCGCGCGCGGCGCTGGAAGCGGCCGCCGCCCGCGTGCGTGCGTACCACGAGAAGCAGAAGATCGAGTGCGGCACGCATAGCTGGCAGTACACGGAAAGCGACGGCACGGTGCTCGGCCAGAAGGTCACGCCGCTCGACCGCGTCGGCCTGTACGTGCCGGGCGGCAAGGCCGCGTATCCGTCGTCGGTGCTGATGAACGCGATTCCCGCGCGGGTCGCGGGCGTCGGCGAGATCGTGATGGTCGTGCCGACCCCGGACGGCGTGAAGAACGACCTCGTGCTCGCCGCGGCGCTGCTCGGCGGCGTCGATCGCGTGTTCACGATCGGCGGCGCGCAGGCGGTCGGCGCGCTCGCGTACGGCACGGCCACGGTGCCGGCGGTCGACAAGATCTGCGGGCCGGGCAATGCGTACGTCGCATCCGCGAAGCGCCGCGTGTTCGGCACGGTCGGCATCGACATGATCGCCGGCCCGTCGGAAATCCTCGTGCTGTGCGACGGCACGACCGATCCGAGCTGGGTCGCGATGGACCTGTTCTCGCAGGCCGAACACGACGAGCTCGCGCAGTCGATCCTGCTGTGCCCGGACGCCGCGTTCCTCGAGCGCGTCGAGAAGGCGATCGACGAGCTGCTGCCGACGATGCCGCGCCGCGAGGTGATCCGTGCGTCGCTCGAAGGCCGCGGCGCGCTGATCAAGGTGCGCGACATGGCCGAAGCGTGCCGGATCGCGAACGACATCGCGCCCGAGCACCTCGAGATTTCCGCGCTGGAGCCGCAGCAATGGGGCCAGCAGATCCGCCACGCCGGCGCGATCTTCCTCGGCCGCTACACGAGCGAAAGCCTCGGTGACTACTGCGCGGGCCCGAACCACGTGCTGCCGACGTCGCGCACCGCGCGCTTCTCGTCGCCGCTCGGCGTGTACGACTTCATCAAGCGCTCGAGCCTGATCGAAGTCAGCGCCGAAGGGGCGCAGACGCTCGGCGAAATCGCCTCCGAGCTCGCGTACGGCGAAGGGCTGCAGGCGCACGCGCGCAGCGCCGAGCTGCGGATGAAGGGGTGA
- a CDS encoding ABC transporter permease: MNQQPTRELRSPGEARPPRSLQTPEPAVVAGSGFRTLFYKELLRFWKVSFQTVCAPIVTALLYLTIFGHALSGRVEVYPGVEYVSFLVPGLVMMSVLQNAFANSSSSLIQSKITGNLVFMLLPPLSYRDIFGAYVLASVVRGLAVGAGVFVVTIWFVPMHFAAPLFIIAFALLGSAILGTLGLIAGIWAEKFDQLAAFQNFLIMPLTFLSGVFYSTHSLPPVWREISRLNPFFYMIDGFRYGFFGASDINPLASLAIVTGFFVLLAIFAMRLLATGYKLRH, encoded by the coding sequence ATGAATCAACAACCCACACGCGAACTGCGTTCGCCCGGGGAGGCGCGACCGCCCCGTTCCCTGCAAACGCCCGAGCCCGCCGTCGTGGCGGGCAGCGGGTTTCGCACGCTGTTCTACAAGGAACTGCTGCGGTTCTGGAAGGTGTCGTTCCAGACGGTGTGCGCGCCGATCGTGACGGCGCTGCTGTATCTGACGATCTTCGGCCATGCGCTGTCGGGCCGCGTCGAGGTGTATCCGGGCGTCGAGTACGTGAGCTTTCTCGTGCCCGGCCTCGTGATGATGAGCGTGCTGCAGAACGCGTTCGCGAACAGCTCGTCATCGCTGATCCAGTCGAAGATCACCGGCAACCTCGTGTTCATGCTGCTGCCGCCGCTGTCGTACCGCGACATCTTCGGCGCCTACGTGCTCGCGTCCGTCGTGCGCGGCCTCGCGGTCGGCGCGGGCGTGTTCGTCGTGACGATCTGGTTTGTCCCGATGCATTTCGCGGCGCCGTTGTTCATCATCGCATTCGCGCTGCTCGGCTCGGCGATCCTCGGCACGCTGGGGCTGATTGCCGGGATCTGGGCCGAGAAGTTCGACCAGCTCGCCGCGTTCCAGAACTTCCTGATCATGCCGCTGACGTTCCTGTCCGGCGTGTTCTATTCGACGCACTCGCTGCCGCCCGTGTGGCGCGAGATCTCGCGTCTCAACCCGTTTTTCTACATGATCGACGGCTTCCGTTACGGGTTCTTCGGCGCGTCCGACATCAACCCGCTCGCGAGCCTCGCGATCGTCACCGGTTTCTTCGTGCTGCTCGCGATCTTCGCGATGCGGCTGCTCGCGACCGGCTACAAACTGCGTCATTGA
- the hisG gene encoding ATP phosphoribosyltransferase, with product MTAPLTLALSKGRIFEETLPLLAAAGVQVAEDPETSRKLILPTTDPNLRVIIVRASDVPTYVEYGAADFGVAGKDVLVEHGGSGLYQPIDLNIARCRMSVAVPAGFDYANAVRQGARLRVATKYVETAREHFAAKGVHVDLIKLYGSMELAPLVGLADAIVDLVSSGGTLKANNLVEVEEIMAISSRLVVNQAALKLKRAALKPILDAFERASQNGN from the coding sequence ATGACCGCGCCGCTGACCCTCGCCCTGTCGAAGGGCCGGATTTTCGAGGAAACCCTGCCGCTGCTCGCCGCCGCCGGCGTGCAGGTGGCCGAGGATCCGGAAACGTCGCGCAAGCTGATCCTGCCGACGACCGATCCGAACCTGCGCGTGATCATCGTGCGTGCGAGCGACGTGCCGACCTATGTCGAATACGGCGCGGCCGATTTCGGCGTGGCCGGCAAGGACGTGCTGGTCGAGCACGGCGGATCGGGCCTGTACCAGCCGATCGATCTGAACATTGCGCGCTGCCGGATGTCGGTGGCGGTGCCGGCCGGCTTCGACTACGCGAACGCGGTGCGCCAGGGCGCGCGCCTGCGGGTCGCGACCAAGTACGTCGAAACGGCACGCGAACACTTCGCCGCGAAGGGCGTGCACGTCGACCTGATCAAGCTGTACGGCTCGATGGAGCTGGCGCCGCTGGTCGGGCTGGCCGACGCGATCGTCGACCTCGTCAGCTCGGGCGGCACGCTGAAGGCGAACAATCTGGTCGAGGTCGAGGAGATCATGGCGATCTCGTCGCGCCTCGTCGTGAACCAGGCTGCGCTGAAGTTGAAGCGCGCGGCGCTCAAGCCGATTCTCGACGCGTTCGAACGCGCGTCGCAGAATGGCAATTGA
- the murA gene encoding UDP-N-acetylglucosamine 1-carboxyvinyltransferase has protein sequence MQVTVNERDAVQSVATAHPAANGESQGHGMDKLVVEGGRRLSGEIVVSGAKNAALPILCAGLLSAEPVELDNVPNLKDVRTTLKVLNQMGVKSETDGCRVQLDASRVDNLVAPYELVKTMRASILVLGPLLARFGEAKVSLPGGCAIGARPVDQHIKGLQAMGAEISIEHGFIEARAKRLKGARIVTDMITVTGTENLLMAATLADGETVIENAAREPEVSDLAHLLVAMGAKISGIGTDRLVIQGVERLHGARHSVIPDRIEAGTFLCAVAAAGGDVLLTGVRPHILDAVIDKLREAGVSIEEGDSWLRVRMDRRPSAVTIRTSEYPAFPTDMQAQFMALNSVATGTAQIVETIFENRFMHVQELNRLGANITIDGNTALVTGVDKLSGANVMATDLRASASLVIAGLRAEGETLVDRIYHLDRGYDRMETKLTAVGANVRRLSGSQA, from the coding sequence GTGCAAGTCACCGTCAACGAGCGCGACGCCGTCCAGAGCGTCGCCACGGCACACCCGGCCGCCAACGGGGAATCGCAGGGACACGGGATGGACAAGCTGGTGGTCGAGGGCGGTCGCCGGCTTTCGGGCGAGATCGTCGTGTCGGGCGCGAAGAATGCCGCGCTGCCGATCCTGTGCGCGGGGCTGCTCAGCGCCGAGCCGGTCGAGCTCGACAACGTGCCGAACCTGAAGGACGTGCGCACCACGCTGAAGGTACTGAACCAGATGGGCGTGAAGAGCGAAACGGACGGCTGCCGCGTGCAGCTCGACGCGTCGCGCGTCGACAACCTCGTCGCGCCGTACGAGCTCGTCAAGACGATGCGCGCGTCGATTCTCGTGCTCGGGCCGCTGCTCGCGCGCTTCGGCGAGGCGAAGGTGTCGCTGCCGGGCGGCTGCGCGATCGGCGCGCGTCCGGTCGACCAGCACATCAAGGGCCTGCAGGCGATGGGCGCCGAGATCAGCATCGAGCACGGCTTCATCGAAGCGCGCGCGAAGCGCCTGAAGGGCGCGCGCATCGTGACCGACATGATCACGGTGACGGGGACGGAAAACCTGCTGATGGCCGCGACGCTGGCCGACGGCGAGACGGTGATCGAGAACGCGGCGCGCGAGCCGGAAGTGAGCGATCTCGCACACTTGCTGGTCGCGATGGGCGCGAAAATCTCGGGCATCGGCACCGATCGCCTGGTGATCCAGGGCGTCGAGCGGCTGCACGGCGCACGCCATTCGGTGATTCCCGACCGCATCGAGGCCGGCACGTTCCTGTGCGCGGTCGCGGCGGCCGGCGGCGACGTGCTGCTGACGGGCGTGCGCCCGCACATCCTCGACGCGGTGATCGACAAGCTGCGCGAGGCCGGCGTGTCGATCGAGGAAGGCGACAGCTGGCTGCGCGTGCGGATGGACCGCCGCCCGTCGGCGGTGACGATCCGCACGTCGGAATACCCGGCGTTCCCGACCGACATGCAGGCGCAGTTCATGGCCCTCAATTCGGTCGCGACGGGCACCGCGCAGATCGTCGAGACCATCTTCGAGAACCGCTTCATGCACGTGCAGGAGCTGAACCGGCTCGGCGCGAACATCACGATCGACGGCAACACCGCGCTCGTGACGGGCGTCGACAAGCTGTCCGGCGCGAACGTGATGGCGACCGACCTGCGCGCATCGGCGAGCCTCGTGATCGCCGGGCTGCGCGCCGAAGGCGAAACGCTCGTCGACCGCATCTATCACCTGGACCGCGGCTACGACCGCATGGAAACCAAACTGACCGCCGTCGGCGCGAACGTGCGCCGCCTCTCCGGGAGCCAAGCATGA
- the hisB gene encoding imidazoleglycerol-phosphate dehydratase HisB, giving the protein MRVAEVVRNTSETQIRVKLDLDGTGRQKLATGVPFLDHMLDQIARHGLIDLEVEAHGDTHIDDHHTVEDVGITLGQAVAKAIGDKKGIRRYGHSYVPLDEALSRVVIDFSGRPGLEFHVPFTRARIGTFDVDLSIEFFRGFVNHAGVTLHIDNLRGINAHHQLETVFKAFGRALRAAVELDERAAGQIPSTKGSL; this is encoded by the coding sequence ATGCGTGTGGCGGAAGTCGTTCGCAATACCAGCGAAACGCAGATCCGTGTGAAGCTCGATCTCGACGGTACGGGCCGGCAGAAGCTGGCCACCGGCGTGCCGTTTCTCGACCATATGCTCGATCAGATCGCGCGCCATGGTCTGATCGATCTCGAGGTCGAAGCGCATGGCGATACGCATATCGACGACCACCACACGGTCGAGGACGTCGGTATCACGCTCGGCCAGGCCGTCGCGAAGGCAATCGGCGACAAGAAGGGCATTCGCCGCTACGGCCATTCGTACGTGCCGCTCGACGAGGCGCTGTCGCGCGTCGTGATCGACTTCTCGGGCCGGCCGGGTCTCGAATTCCACGTGCCGTTCACGCGAGCGCGGATCGGTACGTTCGACGTCGACCTGTCGATCGAATTCTTCCGCGGGTTCGTGAACCACGCGGGCGTCACGCTGCATATCGACAACCTGCGCGGGATCAACGCGCACCATCAACTCGAAACGGTGTTCAAGGCCTTCGGCCGGGCGCTGCGTGCGGCGGTGGAGCTCGACGAGCGCGCGGCGGGGCAGATTCCGTCGACGAAGGGCAGCCTCTAA
- a CDS encoding MlaC/ttg2D family ABC transporter substrate-binding protein, with protein sequence MKKLFLIPVFAALFSFGSAAHAQVDQSNPQALIKTATQQVLDEVKQQTIKQGDTNRIITIVNKDILPYTDFRRTTQLAMGRNWRAASAEQQQQVQEQFKLLLIRTYSGALAQLKPDQQIQYPPFRADPADTDVVVKTVALNNGQPVQIDYRLYKTANGWKVYDLNVLGAWLIQTYQQQFNEKIQQSGVDGLIKFLTQRNQELAAGKQAS encoded by the coding sequence ATGAAAAAACTGTTCCTGATTCCCGTTTTCGCGGCGCTGTTCTCGTTCGGCAGCGCAGCTCACGCGCAAGTCGACCAGTCGAACCCGCAGGCGCTGATCAAGACGGCGACCCAGCAGGTGCTCGACGAGGTCAAGCAGCAGACGATCAAGCAGGGCGACACCAACCGCATCATCACCATCGTCAACAAGGACATCCTGCCGTACACGGATTTCCGTCGCACCACGCAGCTCGCGATGGGCCGCAACTGGCGCGCGGCGTCGGCCGAGCAGCAGCAGCAGGTTCAGGAGCAGTTCAAGCTGCTGCTGATCCGCACGTATTCGGGCGCGCTCGCGCAGCTGAAGCCGGATCAACAAATCCAGTACCCGCCGTTCCGCGCCGATCCGGCCGACACCGACGTCGTCGTGAAGACGGTCGCGCTGAACAACGGCCAGCCGGTCCAGATCGACTACCGCCTGTACAAGACGGCCAACGGCTGGAAGGTGTATGACCTGAACGTGCTCGGCGCGTGGCTGATCCAGACGTACCAGCAGCAGTTCAACGAGAAGATCCAGCAAAGCGGCGTGGACGGCCTGATCAAGTTCCTGACGCAGCGCAACCAGGAACTTGCCGCGGGCAAGCAAGCCTCGTGA
- a CDS encoding BolA family protein, with protein sequence MLPTPEQVKQYIAGGLACTHLEVEGDGQHFFATIVSAAFEGKRPIQRHQLVYAALGDRMKQEIHALSMKTLTPAEWQNA encoded by the coding sequence ATGTTGCCGACTCCCGAACAGGTCAAGCAATACATCGCCGGCGGTCTCGCCTGCACCCATCTGGAAGTCGAAGGCGACGGCCAGCATTTCTTCGCGACGATCGTGTCGGCGGCCTTCGAAGGCAAGCGGCCGATCCAGCGGCACCAGCTCGTCTATGCGGCGCTCGGCGATCGCATGAAACAGGAAATCCACGCGCTCAGCATGAAGACGCTGACGCCCGCCGAATGGCAGAACGCATAA